One stretch of Arachis hypogaea cultivar Tifrunner chromosome 20, arahy.Tifrunner.gnm2.J5K5, whole genome shotgun sequence DNA includes these proteins:
- the LOC112783475 gene encoding uncharacterized protein, with translation MAINPWFHVSVFLLSFYYTFALLSTLGKSITSTDDESALLAFKSSITSDPNHMLSNWSTSSSSSLCNWVGVICDLDNGRVKSLNLSNMGLVGTIPPHVGNLSFLEELDLKGNNFHGMLPQEMFSLHQLRLLNLSSNAFGGSIPQSVSNLSNLVEFDCSSNLINGTIPPVIGQLRQLKLFNFENNSLSGIIPPTVSNLTLLEVFNLGSNFISGEIPREVGDLTKLRRMRFDHNKLSGKIPATLFNMSVLYDFILHFNDLSGTLPSNICQGLPQLSYLYLNENDLSGKMPTVWHNCQELIHVNLSVNGFDKGPMPSDFGNLTKLQYLYLDDNNLEGEVPFSLLNISSLVIMSLMENKLKGQLPSDMCHLLPQLECLYLDTNQFEGIIPRSISRCTQLKVLRLMYNQFTGTIPGELADLNNLQYLMLGFNKLSGTIPLKLLNSTALRLLYLSYNSLSGTLPSDKGYNLPNLDQLHLTGNKFVGTIPSGLFNATLLTKLDLSENQFSGVMPAAFRDLSILEVLHIGGNNLTTDNDSHELDFLTSLTSSTHLRRIILSNNPLNATLPKSIGNLSQSLVLFQADNCGIYGNIPMEVGNITSLWNLNLYGNNISGPIPATIKRLQNLQSLNLSYNGLQGSIIDELCEIKSLSVLALSSNKLSGAIPACLGNMDSLRKVYMDSNKLNSGIPSSFWNLNDILEVNLSSNALTGQLSPGIEKLRALVLLDLSRNDISGDIPAISSLALQNLSLASNKLQGSIPESLGKLVSLNSLDLSQNLLSGSIPKSLESLTFLKYINLSYNNLQGEIPSGGPFANFTAQSFMHNEALCGNPRLQVPPCAKQDGKSSRLKLILAICIPLVIVLIILILACIIVRRHRIKDEENPAEKNSSDLGAAKRISYYELVQATNGFNESNLIGKGGFGSVYQGMLSSGMIVAIKVINVDLEATSKSFDAECNAMRNLRHRNLVKVITSCSNDEFKSLVMEFMPNGSLDKWLYSHNYCLDFLQRLNIMMDVASALEYLHYGSSIPVVHCDLKPSNVLLDEDMVAHVSDFGIAKLLDEGQSITHTKTMATLGYVAPEYGSKGIISIKGDVYSYGIMLMEVFTRKMPTDDMFAAELSLKSWINNSMPDSVMEVVDSNLIQLYGDEDIDVVLPHISSVLRLALSCCADSAEERIKMTDVVAALTKIKNEFTLMKE, from the exons ATGGCCATCAACCCATGGTTTCATGTCTCtgttttcttgctctctttttatTACACCTTTGCTTTATTATCTACTCTTGGAAAAAGCATCACCAGCACCGATGATGAATCTGCTCTTCTTGCATTCAAATCCTCCATTACTTCAGACCCAAATCACATGCTTAGTAACTGGTCAacctcttcatcatcttctttatGCAACTGGGTTGGTGTCATTTGCGATTTGGACAACGGAAGAGTGAAGTCTCTGAATCTTAGTAACATGGGTCTCGTAGGTACCATTCCCCCGCACGTGGGGAACCTCTCTTTCCTTGAGGAGCTTGACCTCAAAGGCAACAACTTTCATGGTATGTTGCCACAGGAGATGTTTTCGTTGCATCAACTAAGGTTGCTCAACTTGAGTTCCAACGCGTTTGGTGGTTCCATTCCTCAATCTGTGTCCAACTTGTCCAACTTGGTCGAATTCGATTGTTCATCAAATCTCATCAATGGAACTATTCCACCCGTGATTGGCCAACTTCGCCAATTGAAGCTCTTCAATTTTGAGAATAACTCACTTTCTGGAATTATACCACCAACAgtttccaacctcactttgcttGAAGTATTCAACCTTGGTTCTAACTTCATATCAG gAGAAATTCCAAGAGAGGTGGGTGATCTTACTAAACTAAGGAGAATGAGATTTGATCACAATAAGCTTAGTGGCAAAATACCAGCAACATTATTCAACATGTCAGTGTTGTATGATTTCATTCTTCACTTCAATGATCTCTCTGGCACTCTTCCATCAAACATTTGTCAAGGCCTTCCCCAACTTTCTTACCTTTATCTCAACGAAAATGATCTCTCTGGTAAGATGCCAACTGTTTGGCATAACTGCCAAGAGTTGATCCATGTTAATCTATCCGTCAATGGTTTCGATAAAGGTCCCATGCCAAGCGATTTCGGAAACTTGACTAAGCTTCAGTATTTATATCTTGATGACAATAACTTGGAAG gtgaggTTCCATTCTCCCTTTTAAACATCTCTTCTTTGGTGATAATGAGCCTTATGGAGAACAAGTTAAAGGGGCAGCTTCCAAGTGATATGTGTCATCTGCTCCCTCAACTGGAATGTTTGTACCTAGATACCAATCAATTTGAAGGGATCATTCCAAGATCAATTAGCAgatgcacacaactcaaagtttTAAGACTAATGTATAACCAGTTTACAG GTACCATACCAGGTGAGCTTGCTGATCTGAACAATCTTCAGTATCTTATGCTTGGATTTAACAAATTGAGTGGAACTATTCCCCTAAAGCTTCTGAATAGTACAGCTTTGAGATTGTTGTATCTTTCATACAATTCTCTCTCAGGCACTCTTCCATCAGACAAAGGCTATAACCTTCCTAACCTGGATCAACTGCACTTAACTGGGAACAAATTTGTTGGAACCATTCCAAGTGGTTTATTCAATGCTACTTTGCTCACTAAACTGGACTTGAGTGAGAATCAATTCAGTGGAGTCATGCCAGCTGCGTTTCGAGATCTATCCATACTCGAAGTTCTCCATATAGGTGGCAATAACTTGACAACCGATAATGATTCTCATGAACTCGACTTCCTTACTTCCTTGACAAGTTCTACACATTTGAGAAGGATAATCCTATCTAACAATCCTTTAAATGCAACTCTTCCTAAATCAATTGGAAACTTGTCCCAGTCTTTGGTACTCTTTCAAGCAGATAATTGTGGAATCTATGGCAACATTCCAATGGAAGTAGGAAACATAACAAGCCTgtggaatttgaatttatatggGAATAATATATCTGGACCAATTCCTGCTACAATCAAAAGGTTACAGAACCTTCAGTCTTTGAATCTGAGCTACAATGGATTGCAGGGATCCATCATTGATGAGCTTTGTGAAATCAAGAGTTTAAGTGTGCTAGCTTTATCAAGCAACAAGCTTTCTGGAGCAATACCAGCATGCTTGGGAAATATGGATTCTCTTAGAAAGGTTTACATGGATTCTAATAAATTGAACTCAGGGATTCCATCTTCTTTCTGGAATCTCAATGACATCTTAGAGGTGAACCTGTCCTCCAATGCTTTAACTGGACAACTTTCACCAGGGATAGAAAAATTGAGAGCTCTTGTACTATTGGATCTATCAAGAAATGACATTTCAGGTGACATTCCTGCAATAAGTTCACTAGCTCTGCAAAATCTTTCCTTGGCAAGCAACAAGTTGCAAGGTTCCATTCCTGAATCACTTGGTAAGTTGGTAAGCTTAAACTCTTTGGACTTGTCTCAAAATCTTTTGTCTGGTTCCATTCCAAAATCCTTAGAGTCCCTTACTTTTCTTAAATACATCAACTTGTCCTACAATAACTTGCAAGGAGAGATTCCCAGTGGTGGACCTTTTGCAAATTTCACTGCTCAATCTTTCATGCATAATGAAGCACTCTGTGGTAACCCTCGCTTACAAGTCCCTCCATGTGCTAAACAAGATGGCAAAAGTTCAAGGCTAAAACTGATTTTAGCCATTTGCATACCCCTTGTAATAGTGTTAATCATTTTGATTCTTGCATGCATAATTGTTCGCCGACATAGAATAAAAGATGAGGAGAATCCAGCTGAAAAGAATTCATCAGACTTGGGAGCAGCAAAAAGGATTTCCTACTATGAACTTGTCCAAGCAACCAATGGATTTAATGAGAGTAACTTAATTGGAAAGGGAGGTTTCGGTTCTGTGTATCAAGGCATGCTCTCTAGTGGAATGATAGTTGCCATTAAAGTGATTAACGTGGACTTGGAAGCAACATCCAAGAGCTTTGATGCAGAATGCAATGCAATGCGCAATTTACGCCATCGAAATCTTGTTAAGGTTATCACTAGTTGCTCAAATGATGAGTTCAAATCTTTGGTGATGGAATTCATGCCAAATGGAAGCCTAGACAAATGGTTGTATTCACATAACTATTGTCTAGATTTCTTGCAAAGGTTGAATATAATGATGGATGTGGCATCTGCATTGGAATATCTTCATTATGGTTCTTCAATACCAGTTGTTCATTGTGATCTGAAGCCTAGTAATGTCTTACTGGATGAAGATATGGTTGCACATGTTAGTGACTTTGGCATTGCCAAGCTCTTGGATGAAGGACAATCCATAACACATACTAAGACCATGGCTACACTAGGCTATGTTGCACCAG AATATGGATCTAAAGGAATTATTTCAATCAAAGGTGATGTATACAGCTATGGAATCATGCTAATGGAAGTATTCACAAGAAAAATGCCAACAGATGATATGTTTGCTGCAGAGTTGAGCTTGAAAAGTTGGATCAACAACTCAATGCCAGATTCAGTGATGGAAGTTGTGGACTCTAATTTAATACAACTATATGGTGATGAAGATATTGATGTTGTATTGCCTCATATATCATCTGTGTTGAGATTAGCTTTGAGTTGTTGTGCAGATTCAGCTGAAGAACGAATTAAAATGACAGATGTGGTTGCAGCATTAACCAAGATCAAGAATGAGTTCACCTTAATGAAAGAATGA